ACCTTCAGAAGATTTTTCAAACTTTACCTTTATCAGAGAATActgattttttgtgtttttcattttatacTTAATTTTAAATGCTGATATTTGACATGTGATGAAGAGATGAGTCCCCTTATGATGCGATAGTGATTTACTAATTGTGCTATCATACAGCAGTTATCTAATGCGATGTGTATGTAGACCTATTGGATTCCTTCTGATTTGGTTATTGGGAAGAAATCTTTGGCAATCCGCGGGCAGACGATAACAAATCGAACGCAACATCTTTCAATCGTTCTCGCTTCTCTTCAATCCACGAGGTTGCGTGGGTGATCTGACCCCAGACGTGGTGATCAATAGTCAATCTGGCTCATGACTGGGGCGTTATTCCTTGGATGCTGTCCGCTGCTCGGGACAATTATTTGTCCGCTGAGCAACAAACTTCTCTTCTATTTTATTCTGTTAGGGGAACTCAAATTAAAAGTCACGTCCAAGCGTAACATTTTGGGTGTTTTAAAAGCGATGAACAGACAAATGCATAATGAAAAGAGGAAGGTGTAAGTCTCGTAACGCGGTCTCCTATAGGCTACATGGAGAGGAATTTACACTTAGGACAACGTTTTTAAATGTGATTTAGgcttttactttatttaattttggcacCACACAGTTCACTGGAAATGAAATGGATAGGCCTATTATAATTTGAAGTGGTCATAAAGACAGATTTATATTTGCATGTGTGATCTAACGTGAATTCAGCAGCGGTTCATGACGTTAATTCGTGAAAAATTATAACGTTGATAAATAGGAAAATATTCACAATGGGATGGAAACAATGGAAACCTTTCAAGAAAGCAAATGATTTATACTTAAATCAATGTCTTTGTTCAAATAGCGATTCTTTGAGCGATCATTTAGGAAATACACATTCTTGGATGTAGCATAGGCCTAGTTTAAGTTGTATTATGTATGTCTGTCTAGAAGTTACAGTATTAGCTGCCAAATGTCGAAATGAGTTATTTTCATAGCTTGGGTAGGACTGCATGCTGCCATGACAACCAGTATGGTTTAATATAAAAATGTGAATGCATGGTCTGAAATTGATGGAAACCTAACCTTATGGATCTTCTCACAGAGAAGACAATGTGAAATGCTAAAAAGTTAACATCATTCATGAGACACACATCGACGGTAGTGCAAAGCCAGTCAGAAGAATCAGCCATTTTTTtggtttgtaaaaataaaatgttcactTTACACAAAGAATGTCAATATGAAAGTAACAGGGCTAGACCTAGTTGGTTTTTGAGATTACAATTTTTTGCGGGGGTATTTTGTCGGAGGCTATTTGCAAGAGATAAAATGCGATATTGACAATGACAACTAGTACGAGTAAAACATTCAGTTTTGCATTTCTCCCATAGGCCTAGGCCTGCCTCTCAGTAGTCCAATCGCAGCAGTCTATAGTCTCCATCCGTAATATTCACTACATCTCAGTAGTTTCATCACACAGTCCAGTAGGCTATCCATCAGTAATATTCACTAGCCTACATCAGTAGTCCCATTACACAGTCTAGTATCCATCAGTAATATTCACTACATCTCAGTATACCCATCACAGACTCTTAATAGTCACTACATCTCAGTAGTCACATGACACCGTCTAGTATCCATCAGTAATGTGTCCGGTGGATTTGCTCCGTGTTCCCGGTTTAGATGCATTTCTCCCGCGCGCTCTGCGCCACGTCGGTAAAGGTCACGTTAAGCGCGTGGTCCTTGGCGCCCATCACAAGTCCTCCTGCCGATGACATGCCGTTCCCGGTGCGCAGCCCGCTTAGTTCCGAAGGCTCCAACACGCACCCGGACTCGGTCCCCTCCGCCGTGCACCCCTCCGCTGTACTTCGCTGCCCCTCAAACAAAAAGCTCTCCGTCGTCATCGATGGAGAGCCGGAGTGGCCGGTATTAATCCCTGCCGGCTGGCCGGCGTGCGAGAAGCTCCCGTCGAGGCTGCCCTCCGACGGGCACTTGTTGGACTTGGAGATCCCGCGGACGCGCATCAGCGTGTTGGACGCCAGCGACGGCGAGTCATGCGAGACGATAGACGAGGTCATGTGACCGTCCATGCAGAGAAAGCGACCGCTGCCTTGCCGCCGCGCGCCCATCTTGCAGAACAGGCACTTGATCTTCTCAACCACCTTGAGGACCACTGTCTTCCGGAGGAGGATGTAGATCCAGGGGTCCAGGATGGGGTTGACCGAGGCCATGCGGATGGCCAGCAGGTCGGGGTTGATCTTCTGGTCGGCCTCTGGTGTGTACAGCTGGTTCACGAAGATCCTCAGCTGCGTGCAGTGAGACACTAGGTTAGGTTTCTGTAGATTAGTGTTATAATAGTTGAATTCAAATAGTTTGCATTCATTTCGTTGGTATGGGTTTGGCCGAGGCTTGTGAACACGGTTTGGCCGTGTTCACAAGCCTGCTCTGTGACCACAGTCACGCCTGGCCCGGAGCCAACAGCAGCACCAGGCCAAGCTGTTGTTGGCTGATCGAGTGACCTCAACTACATACAAGTTCAAAATGGTGccattcttttttatttaaagtcttAGATGACTTTGACTAGAATATAATATTCTAAAAAATGTTAAATGCTgttgaaaaaatatattgcgTGACCTCCTAAAATTAACAAAACTCCTTACACTTACAGCTTCATATTACGAGGTCGTACTCACCACCAAAGGTATTGAGCAGATGATCACCACGGCGGAGGTGGCGGTCAGCAGGATCACCATTTGGATCTCCGCTCCGGCCAAACGCCCGAAACTCCGCCGGCGTCCCAGCTCTGATACGCGCCTCGGGTCTGCTCCCAGCGACGTGCGCCGGAGGAAGCGCTTGTGCATCAACAGCAGCGCTCCGCACACCATCACGTTGCATATGACCGTGGCCAGTACCAGCGTGGAGTTCACGCCCGCGTACATCAGGTTATACGCAGCGACGCTCGTGTCGTTGGTCCGCCAGTCAATGAAGCACCATGTCGGCGGCTTCTGCAGCGCCACCTTCCCGAGCCCCATGCTGGGCAGCGCGCAGAAGAAAGCGTTGGAGATGTAGATGGCCAACAGAGTGAGCGCAGCGAGCCTTTGGTTGACGTGCCGGTTGTAGAAATACGCGTGGTTTATGGCCAGGTATCTCTCCACGGACATGGCGAAAACGATGCTGAGCTGCACCAGGAAGAAGAACAGGAGGATGAAACCGGAGTACTGGCACAGCGGGTCCCCCCCGGGCCATGCGCCCTTCATGTAGGTGCTGATGGTGACGGGGCTGGCCAGCAGGGTGCCCAGGAGGTCCGTCACCGCCAGCCCGCAGATGAGCGTGTAGAAAGTGGTCTCCTTCTGTTCCTTTCGGGATACTCGGAGGACCACGATGGCG
The nucleotide sequence above comes from Gadus chalcogrammus isolate NIFS_2021 chromosome 4, NIFS_Gcha_1.0, whole genome shotgun sequence. Encoded proteins:
- the ptger4b gene encoding prostaglandin E receptor 4 (subtype EP4) b is translated as MNNKVGAAMPGQLTIPVIMFIFGVVGNVTAIVVLRVSRKEQKETTFYTLICGLAVTDLLGTLLASPVTISTYMKGAWPGGDPLCQYSGFILLFFFLVQLSIVFAMSVERYLAINHAYFYNRHVNQRLAALTLLAIYISNAFFCALPSMGLGKVALQKPPTWCFIDWRTNDTSVAAYNLMYAGVNSTLVLATVICNVMVCGALLLMHKRFLRRTSLGADPRRVSELGRRRSFGRLAGAEIQMVILLTATSAVVIICSIPLVLRIFVNQLYTPEADQKINPDLLAIRMASVNPILDPWIYILLRKTVVLKVVEKIKCLFCKMGARRQGSGRFLCMDGHMTSSIVSHDSPSLASNTLMRVRGISKSNKCPSEGSLDGSFSHAGQPAGINTGHSGSPSMTTESFLFEGQRSTAEGCTAEGTESGCVLEPSELSGLRTGNGMSSAGGLVMGAKDHALNVTFTDVAQSAREKCI